In Oligoflexia bacterium, the genomic window ACTATTATCTTTAAATTCAAGTTTAGCATGATTGCGTGAAACAGCATGTTCTGGAATAACAATATCATTTTCATCTGTACGGCCAATGATGATTTCTGGTCCGATCAGAGTAATTTTTTTGTTTTTTAAAGCACCACTTTTTCCAATAAGGTGCCAACAAGAATCATTGTACATAGTTTAGGGTCTACCTTTTTTCTTCCATCGCTTGATCTACAGCTTCATACAAAGGTTCCCACTCTTTGAATGGCGTTTCTTCTTTACCATAAGTTTCTCCAGAGCGCCATTTGTGGATGTATTCTGCTAACTTGGTGATAGGGCTGGAAAAAACTTTACTGAGTAAAAAGGTTAATAGCAAAGAGAAAACGAGCGATAATAACAATAAGATACTTTTATTTTTTGTCATTTGTGTATTAAGGTTTTCGCTGGTTTGCATAGAAACCATCAGCTTGGCAACACCTAAATTTTCAAACTGACCGGCATTTTTATTAAAAACACGGATAGGGTGGGCAACGGTAATCAATTTTTGTTTTTCATTGATACGAGGTAACAATTTTTTATTGGAATTTTGTGACAAAGCTTCTTCTACAAGCGTATCTTTATCAAGGCGATTTCTGTAATTGATTGGAGCCAAAACTTTTTTATTTTTATCAATAATAAAAGCTTCCAAAACCAGAGCTTCTTCTTTGATGGTTTGGGTATCAATTAAAAGTTCATCATCTTTTTCTAATAAAAAGTTTTTATTCCTTTCAGCTAAAAGCTGTACCAAGACATAAGCTCGATCCAATGTGTTTTGTTTAAAGTTTTGTTTGATTAAAGTTTGATAACTGGTGCTGGCAATAACAAAGTACAATAAAAAACCAAAGCTTAAGCAAAGTAAAAAAAAGGGAAATAAAGATCGAGGTCTAATTTTATCAGCAATGACTTTGGTGGCGGCCAAGACTTTAGTTTTTGAGTCTTGGGATATCGGTCTAATGGCTTCTTGCGGCTTTTGGTCTAAATTATGATATTGAATCACAATGTCACCCAATAAAATTTGATCGCCATT contains:
- a CDS encoding FHA domain-containing protein, which encodes MNHFIRIISQEGTQDVPLSEGKLTLGRGEHADIQIVSQQISRIHAELVVTEQQVTVLDKGSANGTAVNGRFITTCNIQNGDQILLGDIVIQYHNLDQKPQEAIRPISQDSKTKVLAATKVIADKIRPRSLFPFFLLCLSFGFLLYFVIASTSYQTLIKQNFKQNTLDRAYVLVQLLAERNKNFLLEKDDELLIDTQTIKEEALVLEAFIIDKNKKVLAPINYRNRLDKDTLVEEALSQNSNKKLLPRINEKQKLITVAHPIRVFNKNAGQFENLGVAKLMVSMQTSENLNTQMTKNKSILLLLSLVFSLLLTFLLSKVFSSPITKLAEYIHKWRSGETYGKEETPFKEWEPLYEAVDQAMEEKR